The following coding sequences lie in one Bacillus sp. FJAT-45350 genomic window:
- a CDS encoding IS4 family transposase, protein SYPEKAVITTAKEHDRGQLEVMIDNKECMYVFDRGYLDYERFDRMTDDGYFFLSRLRKNAVVREVYEFKLPEGSAVLSDQMVLIGTTQNRSENYFRLLKVKDSKGNELHLITNRFDLSAEEISEMYKSRWAIELFFKWIKQHLNIKKFYGHSEWAIQNQVFIALIVFCLHVLVQIETNSKRKTLQISRYLRAALWKPAYIWIRKIEGKAVP, encoded by the coding sequence TCCTATCCTGAAAAAGCTGTTATTACAACGGCAAAAGAACACGATCGTGGTCAACTTGAAGTGATGATTGATAACAAAGAATGCATGTATGTGTTTGACCGTGGTTACCTTGATTACGAGCGATTTGATCGCATGACGGATGATGGCTACTTTTTTCTTTCAAGACTACGTAAAAATGCGGTCGTACGCGAAGTTTATGAATTTAAACTACCAGAAGGTTCAGCAGTATTATCAGATCAAATGGTATTGATTGGTACAACTCAAAACCGTAGTGAAAATTACTTTCGCCTATTAAAAGTGAAGGATTCAAAAGGAAATGAGCTTCATTTAATCACTAACCGTTTTGATTTGAGTGCTGAAGAGATTTCTGAGATGTATAAATCACGCTGGGCAATTGAACTGTTTTTCAAATGGATAAAACAGCATCTCAACATTAAAAAGTTCTATGGTCACAGCGAATGGGCGATTCAAAATCAAGTGTTTATTGCACTGATTGTTTTTTGCCTGCATGTTCTCGTTCAAATCGAAACGAATAGCAAGCGAAAAACCTTACAAATTAGCCGTTATTTAAGGGCTGCGCTATGGAAACCAGCGTATATCTGGATTCGAAAAATTGAAGGAAAAGCAGTCCCTTAA
- a CDS encoding DUF2922 domain-containing protein produces the protein MSKVLQLVFNTMGGSKRTFNIVNPAEPVDPVAVKAAMDTIVAEDIFNEGIVSIDRARLTERNVDVIELPMA, from the coding sequence TTGAGTAAAGTATTACAACTCGTCTTCAACACAATGGGAGGAAGTAAACGAACATTTAACATCGTCAACCCAGCAGAACCCGTTGATCCTGTAGCTGTAAAGGCCGCGATGGATACAATTGTCGCTGAAGATATTTTCAATGAAGGTATCGTTAGTATTGATAGAGCTCGTTTAACAGAACGTAACGTTGATGTGATCGAGCTACCAATGGCTTAA
- a CDS encoding DoxX family protein, whose translation MSNRYEIGALLLRLVLGIVFIAHGSAKFQGGIENIAGWFASIGLPGGLAYIVAIIELVGGIALLLGIGTRIVSVLIGLIMIGAIITVNFQAGFLDGYAYDLVLLFIAVYLVLNGSKLYSLEHLFIKSSENKDSVISRT comes from the coding sequence ATGTCAAACAGATATGAAATTGGAGCATTATTATTAAGATTAGTATTAGGAATTGTATTTATCGCGCATGGTTCAGCAAAGTTCCAAGGTGGTATCGAAAATATTGCAGGTTGGTTTGCTAGTATTGGCTTACCAGGTGGATTAGCGTATATTGTAGCCATTATAGAATTGGTTGGAGGTATTGCGTTACTTCTAGGCATAGGAACAAGAATTGTTTCTGTATTGATAGGACTTATTATGATAGGAGCAATTATTACAGTTAATTTTCAGGCAGGATTTTTAGATGGCTATGCGTATGATTTAGTGTTACTTTTTATTGCAGTTTATCTGGTATTGAACGGTAGTAAATTGTATTCTCTTGAACACCTTTTCATTAAAAGTTCAGAGAACAAAGATTCAGTTATATCACGTACATAG
- a CDS encoding tyrosine-type recombinase/integrase, translated as METVQPIRDREKIEAIKKILRASSLRNELLFVLGINSGLRISDLLKLSFSDVVKDRGRAAERLEIRERKTKKMRAVAIGVKVQRLNDQYLTKERKGADRTEPLFLSQKGGKAISRQHAYYILSCAARAVGITERIGTHSLRKTFGYFAYKQGRDLAMIQKLLNHSSQEETLRYIGITQEQMDEVVVGLGL; from the coding sequence ATGGAAACGGTCCAGCCAATTCGTGATCGAGAGAAGATTGAAGCAATCAAAAAGATCCTACGTGCATCGTCATTACGTAATGAGTTGTTATTTGTGTTAGGAATCAACTCAGGGCTACGGATCAGTGATTTACTGAAACTTTCGTTCAGTGATGTAGTGAAAGACAGAGGCAGAGCAGCAGAGCGTCTAGAAATCCGGGAACGGAAGACAAAGAAAATGCGTGCAGTCGCCATTGGTGTGAAAGTCCAGCGCTTGAACGATCAGTACCTCACAAAGGAACGAAAAGGAGCAGACCGTACAGAACCGTTGTTTCTGAGTCAAAAGGGAGGAAAGGCAATTAGCCGGCAACATGCCTACTACATACTAAGCTGCGCAGCGCGTGCAGTCGGGATTACAGAGCGAATTGGAACACATAGTCTTCGGAAAACGTTTGGCTACTTTGCTTATAAGCAAGGGAGAGATCTGGCTATGATTCAGAAGTTGTTGAATCATTCGAGCCAGGAGGAGACGTTACGGTATATTGGGATTACGCAGGAGCAGATGGATGAGGTTGTGGTAGGGTTGGGGCTGTGA
- a CDS encoding IS110 family transposase: MNPVVGLDVAKGESQVQAFLDKGKPYRKSFSVVHDLDGLGTLLIFLQEVEKMAKGQQPTVILESTGHYHSPVIQFLEEKKYVYIIVNPLISHRAKSSSLRKVKTDAIDAYHLCELFYKEELEPYKKRGIQLLNLRNLTRQQESITEVAAQTKVQLHTLLDQIFPEYRGVFGDLYSRVSLLTLSVFPTSESVLGVSERELTEKIASLCTRRSDKWAGEKAEKLIEAAKRNPFQKNMYDSHVFNLNVLIDIVLQYQEHLSKIATEIDALAQEIEEYKILQTIPGIGEKIAATIISEIGEIDRFSHAKKLVAFAGVDPSVYSSGRFTASVNRITKRGSCRLRHALYMAVRSGIRDARKKKTTDEIIPRNKRLREFYDKKREEGKPFRVAVIACVNKLLHWIYALLRNKTTFHDIA; this comes from the coding sequence ATGAATCCAGTCGTTGGTCTGGATGTAGCTAAAGGAGAAAGTCAAGTACAGGCATTTTTAGATAAGGGGAAACCTTATCGTAAGAGCTTTAGTGTTGTTCATGATCTTGATGGTTTAGGAACATTATTAATCTTTCTACAAGAAGTAGAAAAAATGGCTAAAGGACAACAACCTACGGTTATTTTAGAGTCAACTGGTCACTATCATTCTCCCGTAATTCAATTTTTAGAGGAGAAAAAATACGTCTATATCATTGTAAACCCTCTAATTTCCCATAGAGCGAAAAGTTCAAGTTTACGAAAAGTAAAAACTGATGCAATAGATGCTTATCACCTTTGTGAGCTCTTTTATAAAGAAGAATTAGAGCCTTATAAAAAAAGGGGCATACAACTCTTAAACCTTCGTAACCTAACAAGACAACAAGAGAGTATTACAGAAGTAGCTGCTCAGACTAAGGTTCAATTGCACACTCTGTTGGATCAAATATTTCCAGAGTATAGAGGTGTCTTTGGTGATTTATACTCTAGAGTTTCGCTATTAACTTTATCTGTATTTCCTACTTCCGAGTCCGTATTAGGTGTTAGCGAAAGAGAGTTAACAGAAAAGATAGCTTCATTATGTACCAGACGGTCTGATAAATGGGCTGGAGAAAAGGCAGAAAAGCTAATAGAAGCAGCCAAACGCAATCCGTTTCAAAAGAATATGTATGATAGTCATGTTTTCAATCTCAATGTATTAATAGATATTGTTCTTCAATATCAAGAGCACCTATCTAAGATTGCCACTGAAATAGATGCTCTCGCACAAGAAATCGAAGAATATAAGATTCTCCAGACCATCCCTGGTATCGGTGAAAAAATCGCTGCAACGATTATTTCCGAGATTGGAGAGATAGATCGGTTTAGTCATGCCAAAAAGCTTGTCGCATTTGCTGGAGTAGATCCTAGTGTGTATTCTTCAGGTAGATTCACTGCCTCTGTGAACCGAATAACCAAAAGAGGTTCTTGTAGACTACGACACGCCTTGTATATGGCTGTTCGAAGTGGAATTCGAGATGCACGCAAAAAGAAAACCACTGATGAGATCATTCCACGAAACAAAAGACTTAGAGAGTTTTATGATAAGAAACGTGAAGAAGGAAAGCCATTTAGAGTAGCCGTTATTGCCTGTGTAAATAAACTCTTACATTGGATTTATGCCTTACTAAGAAACAAGACTACTTTCCATGATATAGCGTAA
- a CDS encoding YvrJ family protein gives MDWITMVAEVSFPILVTFYLLNRIESKLEHLSRTISELAKQVNTSNDHNPKLIHGNRSSI, from the coding sequence ATGGACTGGATAACGATGGTGGCTGAGGTGAGCTTTCCAATTCTAGTAACGTTCTACTTGCTTAATAGAATTGAAAGCAAACTAGAGCACCTTTCTCGTACAATCTCAGAACTTGCTAAGCAAGTGAATACGAGTAATGACCACAATCCAAAGCTCATTCATGGAAATAGAAGCTCAATTTGA
- a CDS encoding DUF4179 domain-containing protein, producing MKNNIKEEIERIEIPEELNERSRLGILQAKSEKPKRKLKKVALSLVASTVILFSAGVGAAHIPSFNNLVSNVNPELALMLQPIEKSSESNGIRTEVVGAMSDNEMAVIYITFQDLTGSRINETLDIYDYSLTGAQMFNSQIIDFDEVTNTATLRIQANGGKGLSDSKVNFRIDSFLSHKETFEQSVNANITELISIVNETISLDMNNIPGGGGTLYHQLSKEGNVQVLKPNQNILSLPGIDFMHISNVGIIDNRLHIQANWTENGMDDHGYFYFIDKNGNEVHPSNIYFGTDDSGVTNYGREFTEYIFSKDNIDLENDKLMGYFVSSEKFITGNWSTTFRMPTTGEEKRIEFNQEFGTWTSDTVSISPLGVTIYGNGDFNRSSKIEVNATITDGSSLTFDSIRSLSENDKITVKFLPDRILDISKIQSVTIDGIDIFNE from the coding sequence GTGAAAAATAATATTAAAGAGGAAATAGAAAGAATAGAGATTCCAGAAGAATTAAACGAAAGGTCAAGACTTGGTATATTACAGGCAAAATCAGAAAAGCCCAAACGAAAACTTAAAAAAGTTGCTCTATCATTAGTTGCTTCGACGGTTATTTTGTTTTCAGCTGGTGTAGGTGCTGCACATATTCCTAGCTTTAATAATTTAGTATCTAATGTGAATCCAGAATTGGCATTGATGCTTCAGCCGATTGAAAAAAGCAGTGAGAGTAATGGAATTAGAACAGAGGTAGTCGGAGCAATGAGCGATAATGAAATGGCTGTTATCTATATTACATTCCAAGATTTAACTGGCAGTAGAATCAATGAAACACTAGATATTTATGATTACTCTTTGACTGGTGCTCAAATGTTTAACAGTCAGATTATTGATTTTGATGAAGTGACAAATACTGCCACACTTAGAATTCAAGCAAATGGTGGTAAGGGACTTAGTGATAGTAAAGTTAATTTTCGTATAGATTCTTTTTTAAGCCATAAAGAAACATTCGAACAGTCAGTTAATGCGAATATTACGGAATTAATAAGTATTGTTAATGAAACAATTTCTCTTGATATGAACAATATTCCAGGTGGTGGTGGAACATTATATCATCAACTATCCAAAGAAGGTAACGTGCAGGTTTTAAAACCTAATCAAAATATCCTATCACTACCAGGAATCGACTTTATGCATATCTCTAATGTTGGTATTATAGATAACCGTCTCCATATCCAAGCTAATTGGACGGAGAATGGTATGGATGACCACGGTTATTTTTACTTTATTGATAAAAATGGTAATGAAGTCCATCCTTCTAATATTTATTTTGGAACAGATGATTCAGGTGTAACAAACTATGGTAGAGAATTTACTGAATACATTTTTAGCAAAGACAATATTGATTTAGAAAACGATAAGTTAATGGGTTATTTTGTATCAAGTGAGAAATTTATAACTGGTAACTGGAGCACCACATTTAGAATGCCGACGACGGGAGAAGAGAAAAGAATTGAATTTAATCAAGAATTTGGAACATGGACTTCCGATACGGTGTCAATTTCTCCTCTAGGTGTAACTATATATGGGAATGGTGATTTTAATCGTTCAAGTAAGATTGAAGTAAATGCTACAATTACTGACGGCAGTTCTCTAACTTTTGATTCAATTAGAAGTCTTAGCGAAAATGATAAGATTACGGTTAAATTCTTACCTGATAGGATATTAGATATCTCCAAAATACAATCAGTAACTATTGATGGTATAGATATCTTTAATGAATGA
- a CDS encoding DUF2798 domain-containing protein, giving the protein MDINAKFKPIIFTFLMAFSMSCFISFILVSINNGYNSTFLTTWLKMWFQAFICAFFGAYYFPRFIQQLMKKINFVEKPLEIQNSRIVEKQD; this is encoded by the coding sequence ATGGACATTAACGCCAAATTCAAACCGATTATTTTTACATTTTTAATGGCTTTTAGCATGTCTTGTTTCATTTCATTTATTTTGGTTTCGATAAATAACGGTTATAATAGTACATTTTTAACCACGTGGCTAAAAATGTGGTTTCAGGCATTTATCTGTGCGTTCTTTGGAGCGTACTATTTTCCAAGATTCATCCAACAACTAATGAAGAAAATAAATTTTGTAGAGAAACCATTAGAGATACAGAATAGTAGAATAGTAGAAAAGCAGGATTAA
- a CDS encoding winged helix-turn-helix transcriptional regulator, whose translation MSECKVDTALEAIVGKWKHKILFQMIKRDKIRFNELKRSIPGITQKMLTSQLRELETHDLINRKVYAQIPPKVEYSLSEHGKSLIPLLEMMSNWGSEHVKHIDGLYEETNEKI comes from the coding sequence TTGTCGGAATGTAAAGTAGACACAGCTTTAGAAGCCATTGTAGGGAAATGGAAGCATAAGATTTTATTTCAAATGATAAAGCGCGATAAAATTCGGTTTAATGAATTGAAACGCTCTATACCAGGTATCACTCAAAAGATGCTCACGTCACAACTAAGGGAATTAGAAACTCATGATTTGATTAATAGAAAAGTGTACGCACAAATACCTCCAAAAGTTGAATATTCTCTTTCAGAGCATGGAAAAAGCCTTATTCCACTTTTAGAGATGATGAGTAATTGGGGATCAGAACATGTAAAGCATATTGATGGATTATACGAAGAAACGAACGAGAAGATATAA
- a CDS encoding competence protein ComK yields the protein MEWPHVEEFLSYGQAFYPVNSEGSGDVLMILLDNGDRKIVNMSCDTFLKQLLMYYGTSMSASRQRYGYFLGKKQMVPVPLSHGKTLIPFHTREPIGRQSKTGWVIAKEIDAFRKKTLHETEVQLGAHSISVKHSSKFCFEQLKNARWIELCFQELHGHSTQGWNFFQNVRGVYEKV from the coding sequence TTGGAATGGCCTCACGTTGAAGAGTTTCTTTCTTATGGACAAGCATTTTACCCTGTTAATTCGGAAGGTAGTGGCGATGTATTAATGATCTTACTAGACAATGGAGATAGAAAGATCGTGAATATGTCTTGTGATACATTTCTTAAACAATTGTTAATGTATTACGGTACAAGCATGTCAGCCAGTCGGCAAAGATATGGTTATTTCTTAGGGAAAAAGCAAATGGTTCCTGTTCCTTTATCACACGGTAAGACGCTGATTCCTTTTCATACGAGAGAGCCGATTGGGAGGCAATCAAAGACTGGTTGGGTTATTGCTAAAGAAATTGATGCATTCAGGAAGAAGACTCTTCATGAAACTGAGGTTCAGCTTGGTGCACATTCTATTTCAGTGAAGCATTCAAGCAAATTCTGCTTTGAACAATTAAAGAACGCTCGCTGGATTGAGCTATGTTTCCAAGAGCTGCACGGTCATAGTACGCAAGGGTGGAATTTCTTTCAGAATGTGAGGGGTGTCTATGAGAAAGTTTAA
- a CDS encoding DUF1659 domain-containing protein codes for MAMISIERVSLVLVVSEGIDLNGEPIYKRRTYNNVKDSVTPQSVLTVGNALSSLSTDMLDKIQTNQLTAFY; via the coding sequence ATGGCTATGATTTCAATTGAACGAGTCTCTCTTGTCCTAGTTGTTTCTGAAGGGATTGACTTAAATGGAGAGCCTATCTACAAGCGTCGTACGTACAACAATGTAAAAGACTCCGTTACACCACAGAGCGTTCTGACTGTAGGAAATGCATTAAGCAGCTTAAGTACAGATATGCTTGATAAGATCCAGACGAACCAGTTAACTGCTTTTTATTAA
- a CDS encoding DUF4372 domain-containing protein has translation MDKITRKTSFGQWFSPINLQLFEENVKTLKLDYYTKKLTTESFLKLLLFAQLQEIESLHALGDSLFDDKLQKEVNLDSISISQLSRRLNNMNPDLFQKLFLDLVAQIHVKTHPT, from the coding sequence ATGGACAAGATTACACGAAAAACTTCATTTGGACAATGGTTTTCACCCATTAACCTTCAATTATTTGAAGAAAACGTGAAAACGTTGAAATTAGATTACTATACAAAAAAGTTAACGACCGAATCATTTCTAAAATTACTTCTTTTTGCACAACTTCAAGAAATCGAAAGTCTTCATGCACTGGGCGATAGTCTTTTTGATGACAAGCTGCAAAAAGAAGTTAACCTAGATTCTATCAGTATCTCTCAGCTATCACGGCGATTAAATAATATGAATCCTGACTTATTTCAAAAGCTTTTCTTAGATCTAGTAGCACAAATTCATGTCAAAACACACCCTACAAA
- a CDS encoding IS110 family transposase, with protein MNPVIGLDVSKGESQVQAFLDKGNPFRKSFKISHTLEGLASLREFLEEVKEQSGVKPPIILESTGHYQTPVVHYLEERGYLLIIINPLISYKAKSSSLRKVKTDAVDAYHLCELFYKEELEPYKKRGVQLLNLRNLTRQHENITGTLIQTKLQFQAILDQVFPEYRGVFGDLYSVVSLLTLLEFPSSEDILNVNEEILTEKISELCKSRSIRWANEKANELIAAAKRNPFEKTVYQSHILSLGMFINIILQYKEHLSKLESEIDALAKEIEEYNIIKSIPGIGEKIAATIISEIGEIDRFDNPKKLVAFAGVDPSVFESGKFTATRNRITKRGSSRLRHALYMAVRCAIRDCRKKKTSDEIIPRNKKLRAFYDKKREEGKPFKVAVIACVNKLLHWIYALLNSKSAFQDIA; from the coding sequence ATGAATCCAGTCATAGGTCTGGATGTTTCAAAGGGAGAAAGTCAGGTTCAAGCATTTCTTGATAAGGGGAATCCATTTCGTAAGAGTTTTAAAATAAGTCATACCTTGGAGGGGCTTGCTTCTCTTAGAGAATTTCTTGAGGAAGTGAAAGAACAATCGGGTGTAAAACCACCAATTATTTTAGAGTCAACAGGGCATTATCAAACACCAGTGGTTCATTACTTAGAGGAACGTGGGTACTTGTTGATTATCATTAACCCACTGATTTCCTATAAGGCGAAAAGTTCGAGTTTAAGGAAGGTTAAGACCGATGCGGTTGATGCTTATCACCTCTGCGAGCTCTTTTACAAAGAAGAGTTAGAACCCTATAAAAAGCGTGGAGTTCAACTCTTAAACCTTCGTAATCTAACAAGACAACATGAAAATATTACAGGTACACTGATTCAAACTAAATTACAATTCCAAGCCATCCTTGACCAAGTATTCCCTGAGTATAGAGGGGTTTTTGGCGATTTATATTCAGTGGTGTCGCTCTTAACTTTATTAGAGTTCCCATCTTCTGAAGATATTCTAAACGTGAATGAAGAGATACTAACTGAAAAGATAAGTGAGCTTTGTAAGAGTCGTTCAATAAGATGGGCAAACGAAAAAGCGAATGAACTTATAGCTGCGGCTAAACGTAATCCATTCGAAAAGACTGTTTACCAAAGCCATATTTTAAGCCTTGGAATGTTCATCAATATTATTCTTCAATATAAAGAGCACCTATCAAAGTTAGAGTCAGAGATAGATGCCCTTGCCAAAGAAATTGAAGAATATAATATTATCAAATCTATCCCTGGTATCGGAGAAAAGATCGCGGCAACGATTATCTCTGAAATTGGTGAGATAGACCGATTTGATAATCCCAAGAAACTTGTAGCTTTCGCTGGTGTTGATCCTAGTGTATTCGAGTCTGGTAAGTTTACAGCTACCAGAAACCGAATTACGAAGCGAGGGTCAAGTAGGCTTCGACATGCCTTATATATGGCAGTCCGCTGTGCCATACGTGATTGTCGCAAAAAGAAGACGAGTGATGAAATCATTCCTCGTAATAAGAAATTACGTGCGTTTTATGATAAAAAGCGTGAGGAAGGAAAACCTTTTAAAGTAGCTGTTATTGCTTGTGTTAATAAGCTCTTACACTGGATTTACGCCCTATTAAATAGCAAGAGTGCTTTCCAAGATATAGCCTAA
- a CDS encoding RNA polymerase sigma factor, which translates to MSIIQLVKKAQKGDDKAFLKIFQKYEQDIYRMAYVYVKNKHDALDVVQEVAYRSFAKIETLKNPEYFKTWLMKITISCSIDCIRKNQKVVQLKPEYEEFIPSESEDIPLSISLQHLLESLNEDEKGVIILRFYKGYSFKEISELLNIPLGTAKTILYRSLEKLRKKAKGADICEK; encoded by the coding sequence ATTTCAATTATCCAATTAGTCAAAAAAGCCCAAAAAGGAGACGATAAAGCCTTCTTGAAAATTTTTCAAAAATATGAACAAGATATTTATCGAATGGCTTATGTATATGTAAAAAACAAGCACGATGCATTAGATGTCGTGCAAGAAGTAGCGTATCGCTCATTTGCCAAAATAGAAACATTAAAAAATCCTGAGTATTTTAAAACTTGGTTAATGAAAATTACAATTAGTTGTTCTATTGACTGTATAAGGAAAAACCAAAAGGTAGTTCAATTAAAGCCAGAGTATGAGGAGTTTATCCCTTCAGAGAGTGAGGATATTCCTCTTTCAATATCGCTCCAACACTTATTAGAATCATTAAACGAAGATGAAAAAGGTGTCATCATTTTAAGGTTCTATAAGGGATATTCCTTTAAGGAAATTAGCGAGTTATTAAACATACCACTAGGTACAGCCAAAACGATTTTATATCGTTCGTTAGAAAAACTTCGGAAAAAAGCTAAGGGGGCTGATATTTGTGAAAAATAA
- a CDS encoding DUF3953 domain-containing protein, producing MLRNILSVIVIVLAGYSLFTQNFEFMPYLMLILSFSVLLTGVIELKEDKIAFLGYFSIFASLFVFFVSITMLLS from the coding sequence ATGTTAAGAAATATCTTATCGGTTATTGTAATTGTTTTAGCGGGTTATAGTCTTTTTACTCAAAACTTTGAGTTTATGCCTTATTTAATGCTGATATTAAGTTTCTCTGTATTACTGACAGGAGTAATTGAACTTAAAGAAGATAAAATAGCATTTTTGGGCTATTTCAGTATTTTTGCTTCTTTGTTTGTATTTTTTGTTTCTATAACGATGTTGTTAAGCTAA
- a CDS encoding N-acetylmuramoyl-L-alanine amidase, with translation MRKFKSYTLEEFTAWIRRFQATRPINHIQIHHTWRHRKTDYKGERTIWGMWNYHVNTNGWRDIGQHFSIAPDGTIWDGRDLNQIPAGISGHNTGGICIEMIGDFDRGQETLEGEQLHAVLGTVNALLQRFSLTTKSIVFHREHSAKTCPGTGIDKTWFINQVTGWKEKPIAPAPAPVYTATPFPDVPDHYHGVYAINDMKKAGIINGHSDGTFGFGTQITKETLAVVLHRFAEVYQLKPQK, from the coding sequence ATGAGAAAGTTTAAGAGTTATACGTTAGAAGAATTTACTGCGTGGATACGTCGATTTCAGGCAACCAGACCGATCAATCATATTCAAATACACCATACATGGCGGCATAGAAAAACCGATTACAAAGGTGAGCGGACGATCTGGGGGATGTGGAATTATCACGTAAATACGAATGGTTGGCGTGATATTGGCCAGCATTTCTCGATTGCCCCGGACGGAACGATTTGGGACGGTCGTGATCTAAACCAGATCCCAGCTGGGATTTCAGGTCATAATACTGGAGGGATCTGCATTGAAATGATCGGTGACTTTGATCGTGGACAGGAAACGTTAGAAGGAGAGCAGTTACATGCAGTCCTTGGTACGGTGAATGCATTGCTACAACGATTCTCCCTTACAACAAAATCAATAGTCTTCCACCGAGAACATTCCGCTAAGACTTGTCCAGGTACAGGGATCGATAAGACTTGGTTTATTAATCAAGTGACAGGGTGGAAAGAGAAACCTATAGCTCCAGCACCTGCGCCGGTCTATACGGCAACACCTTTTCCTGACGTCCCTGATCACTATCACGGAGTCTATGCGATTAACGACATGAAGAAGGCCGGTATCATCAACGGCCATTCCGATGGTACATTTGGATTTGGAACTCAGATCACAAAAGAGACTCTTGCCGTCGTACTGCATCGATTTGCAGAAGTCTATCAATTAAAGCCACAAAAATAG